From the Brachyspira intermedia PWS/A genome, the window ACAATATTCTTCTAATAATTTTTCATTATATTTTCTATACATATTTCTAACAGATGGGCATCCACCTGAACAAATTTCCAACATATTACATGATTTACAATATTCTATTTCTTTTTCTATATATTCTGGATATGAATTAAACAAAGATTTTGCATTTTCATCTGTATGCATGGCATCACAAAACATTATAGATTTATCAGGATAAACTGAATAAAATTTATTACATTTCAAATTAAATTCTTTATTATTATTATTGAAACTTTCTATTATATCTGTAATAGGATCTAATTTAAATTTCTTATAAGTTTTATATTTTATCATATAATTAAATGCATCTTTTAGGGATTTTAAATATTGAAGCGGTGTAATTGAATATTCTTTTATTCCATTATTATCAATATCAAAACATGGATTTAACTTTAAAAATTTAATGTTGTTGAAGTTAGAGAAATATTCTATAATATCATACATTAAATTATATGATTTTGAATTAATAGTTGCAATACATCTAAATTCTATATTTCTCTTATCTATTAAATTTAAAAATTCATTTATTTTATTAAAAGCTTTTTCTTTATTGAATAACCTAAATATACTTGCCTGATAATTACCATCTAAACTTATACTTAAACTTAAATTATCTTTATTTTCATAGAAAAAATCTACCCAACTTTCATCTAAATATCCATTTGTTTGTATAGCAGGCTTATATATAAATTCAGACTTTTTTATAAAATTTATTATACTAGAAATATTATCCTTACCAGATAAAGTAGGTTCGCCACCGTGAAATATTATATGTGTATCTCTTGGCAGACCATCAATAATTTCTAATATATTATTAAGATTAAAAGTATTTTTTTCTTTATAAAAATCTTTTATTATCTCAGAACAATATAAACAGTTCATATTACATATATTACCATTTAATTTTAGTAAAATGGTTTTAGGATCAAAA encodes:
- a CDS encoding radical SAM/SPASM domain-containing protein, whose product is MTYYNVFMEVCSHSIFDPKTILLKLNGNICNMNCLYCSEIIKDFYKEKNTFNLNNILEIIDGLPRDTHIIFHGGEPTLSGKDNISSIINFIKKSEFIYKPAIQTNGYLDESWVDFFYENKDNLSLSISLDGNYQASIFRLFNKEKAFNKINEFLNLIDKRNIEFRCIATINSKSYNLMYDIIEYFSNFNNIKFLKLNPCFDIDNNGIKEYSITPLQYLKSLKDAFNYMIKYKTYKKFKLDPITDIIESFNNNNKEFNLKCNKFYSVYPDKSIMFCDAMHTDENAKSLFNSYPEYIEKEIEYCKSCNMLEICSGGCPSVRNMYRKYNEKLLEEYCQYRIEIKNIYCPILIIVRRYLCYYVNLMNYFIVKNMMNV